The following are encoded in a window of Candidatus Zixiibacteriota bacterium genomic DNA:
- a CDS encoding BamA/TamA family outer membrane protein, whose product MICAAALIALGGSVLPVLAQAQDEALRTWRRKRPEVARVDVVGNRALSAGRIRAVMEIHAPGFWAQLGLAHRSHLLVGAEYRDREAIRLAYRRQGFWEAAAQISAAPDESGAAIVTVTINEGPCYYWGGVRLDGDSPTLVARGQRELRVLARGAPADSLTMALVADRVRALCADRGHPRAVMSVALHPRADSIDAELHLTAADSVVLGELTIRGAEKTNERLVGREIAWEPGAAFSQRRLAWRQQDVYASGLFSFVHLEPTGFDSAGPGQPKRANYQLRVVERDPSYVEFRTGAGQDPERDLTWDYAVEWGSRNWMGSGRQWSLSAQSGFVIVTDWRVLHHRFAARYTEPWVFGVRLPTTLTLAYQPGVRAATQDFKVETYSGELNVTRRVGRTARWWSSLIYERVTIYGIPADQYQTFLEQQGISVRRRWTVAAERDTRPNVFIPTSGARTRVDGEYVGGVLGGADDFYKLDISWARYQIVSAPTVLASRFRLAWANTHSGGTLIPTLDRFYLGGANSIRGYAENTIGPVDDSTGAPIGGRVVTMANLELRTPAVSKLWFTLFLDAGNNFADFRRVALKDMLVSLGIGWQYIAPVGPIRLDYARRVVHPRYPKSDRLHLSILFSF is encoded by the coding sequence TTGATTTGTGCCGCCGCGTTGATCGCTCTCGGCGGTTCGGTGCTGCCCGTACTGGCACAAGCACAGGATGAGGCACTACGGACCTGGCGACGCAAACGTCCCGAGGTGGCCCGCGTCGATGTGGTCGGCAACCGGGCGCTGTCTGCCGGGCGGATTCGCGCCGTGATGGAGATTCATGCGCCGGGATTCTGGGCTCAACTGGGTTTGGCCCATCGTTCACACCTGCTGGTCGGCGCCGAGTATCGTGATCGCGAGGCGATTCGTCTCGCATACCGACGGCAGGGTTTCTGGGAAGCGGCGGCGCAGATCAGTGCCGCTCCTGATGAGAGCGGGGCTGCCATTGTCACCGTCACGATCAACGAAGGCCCGTGCTATTACTGGGGGGGCGTCCGTTTGGACGGTGACTCTCCGACACTCGTGGCACGGGGACAGCGGGAGCTGCGAGTTCTGGCTCGTGGCGCTCCCGCCGACTCGTTGACCATGGCTTTGGTTGCGGATCGTGTGCGTGCCCTCTGCGCTGACCGGGGGCACCCGCGGGCCGTGATGAGCGTGGCTCTCCATCCTCGCGCCGACTCCATCGATGCCGAGCTTCATCTCACCGCTGCAGATTCCGTCGTCTTGGGGGAACTGACCATCCGCGGAGCCGAGAAAACCAACGAGCGGCTGGTGGGCCGTGAGATCGCATGGGAACCGGGCGCCGCCTTCTCCCAGCGACGCCTGGCGTGGCGCCAACAGGATGTCTATGCCAGTGGTCTGTTCAGCTTCGTTCACCTGGAACCGACCGGGTTTGACTCAGCCGGTCCGGGGCAGCCGAAGCGCGCCAACTACCAACTTCGCGTCGTTGAGCGCGACCCCTCATATGTGGAATTCCGCACCGGCGCCGGGCAGGATCCGGAACGCGACCTGACGTGGGACTACGCGGTCGAGTGGGGCTCCCGGAATTGGATGGGGTCGGGGCGTCAGTGGTCATTGTCGGCCCAGTCCGGATTCGTCATCGTCACCGACTGGCGGGTGCTCCATCATCGCTTCGCCGCGCGCTATACGGAGCCATGGGTCTTTGGTGTGCGTCTGCCGACGACACTCACCCTGGCCTACCAGCCGGGTGTGCGCGCCGCGACCCAAGACTTCAAAGTGGAGACCTATTCCGGCGAGTTGAATGTGACGCGGCGTGTTGGCCGGACGGCTCGGTGGTGGTCTTCGCTCATCTATGAACGTGTGACGATCTACGGTATACCGGCGGATCAGTACCAAACGTTCCTGGAACAGCAGGGAATCAGTGTTCGACGTCGTTGGACCGTGGCGGCGGAACGGGACACGCGGCCCAACGTGTTCATTCCGACCTCGGGCGCGCGCACACGCGTGGACGGGGAATATGTCGGTGGTGTCCTGGGTGGAGCTGATGATTTTTACAAGTTGGACATTTCCTGGGCCCGTTACCAGATCGTCAGCGCCCCGACGGTGCTGGCGTCGCGTTTTCGCCTCGCTTGGGCGAATACGCACTCCGGGGGCACGCTCATTCCCACGCTGGACCGGTTCTATCTGGGCGGGGCCAACTCGATTCGGGGGTACGCCGAGAACACGATCGGTCCGGTCGACGATTCCACCGGCGCGCCGATCGGCGGACGCGTCGTGACGATGGCCAACCTCGAGTTGCGTACGCCGGCGGTGTCCAAGCTCTGGTTCACTCTTTTCCTCGACGCCGGGAACAACTTCGCGGACTTCCGGCGCGTCGCGCTCAAGGATATGCTGGTTTCCTTGGGCATCGGTTGGCAGTACATCGCGCCGGTGGGGCCGATCCGTCTGGACTACGCCCGACGGGTCGTGCACCCGCGGTATCCCAAGTCGGACCGATTGCATTTGTCGATTCTGTTCTCATTCTGA